Within Microbacterium oryzae, the genomic segment GCCGGTCCGGCGGGGGCGTCTGCGCGCTCGCCGGGCGGGTGGCGGTGATGGTCACGGCGTCCCCTCGGGGTGTTCGGATGGTCGGTGCGGGGCGGGCGTACGGCCTGCGCGGCGGGGTGGGAGGAGTGCGGCGGGCGGATGGCCGAAGCGGCTGCACCGCCCGCCGCACGTCACCGGGTCAGAATCCGGAGACCTCGTCGACCCAGGTCTGCCAGCTCGTCTCCTGGTCCTCGATGCCGTCGAAGACCCGGGTCACGGCGCTCTGCAGCGCGTCGTGGAACTGGAAGTACTTCGCGCCCTTCACCGGCGACACCGTCACGGCCTCGGCGCGGTCGACGCCGATCTGACCCGTGGGCGCGTCGTTGAAGAACTCGTTCGTGAAGCCGGTGAGGTCGTCGCTCTCGTAGGCCTCGGTCTGGCTCGGGAAGGTGCCCGCGTTGCCGAAGGCCTTCACCTGCGTCTCCGGCGAGCTCAGCCAGTCGGCGAGCTCCTGCGCGGCCTCGACGTGCGCGCCGTTCGCGGGGATCGTCAGGTACGAGCCGCCCCAGTTGCCGCCGCCGCCGGGGAAGACGTCGGCGATGTCCCATCCCTCGACGTCCGGGCCCTCGCCGGAGATGATGCCGTGCATCCAGCCGGGGCAGAGCATGGCCGGGAACTCCCCGTTCGCGAGGGAGGCGTACCAGTCGTCGCCCCACTGAGCGGGGTAGGCCGAGATCGGGACCGCGCGCTCGACGACCGTGTCGTAGACCTCGCGGACGTCGGGGTTCTCGGTGGCGACGACGGTGCCGTCCGCCTCCTCGTAGCTCACCTCGACCTGGTTCATCAGGCCCTGCAGCACCGTGTTCGCCGAGTCGATGAACGGCTTGCCCGTCTTGTCGACGTACTCCTGGCCGACCGTGAAGAAGTCATCCCAGGTCGTGAAGAGCTTGGCGACCTCTTCGCGGTCGGTGGGCAGCCCGGCCGCTTCGAACAGGTCGGAGCGGTAGCAGACGGCCTGCGGGCCGATGTCGGTGCCGTACCCGACGAGGTTGCCCTCGGCGTCGGTCGCCGCGGCTTCCTTCCAGTCCAGCCAGCGGCCCTTGAGGTCGTCCGGAACCGGCTCCAGCAGATCCGAGTACTCCATCATCTCGGCGAGCCAGTCGACCTCGATGGCCTCGATGTCGGCGAGGCCCGAGTTGCCGAGCTTCTGGAAGAAGTTCGCACGGGCGTCGTTCGACGTCGCGGCCTTGTTGTGGACGATCGTCACGTTCGGGTGCTCGTCCATGTACTCCTGGAGGAGCTCGTCGGTGTAGCCGAAGTCGTTGAAGGTCGCGATCGACAGCTCGATGGGCGCGTTCGGGTCGTCCGAGGCGGATTCCTCCGCGGAACCGGCGCAGCCGGCCAGGACGACGCCGCCGATGGCGAGAGCGCTGACCGCGGCGGCGCCGCGGCGGATGGCACGAGAGTTCACAGTCACTCCTTTGTGGGTGGGACCGCCGTGAGAGCGCTCCCACGGCATTGACCAGGACTCTATGGGAGCGCTCTCACGACGTCAAGTCGAATGCGAGCGGACGCATCGCGCACCCCGAGTGCGGGCTCTCGCTCAGCCACGCGCGGACTAGACTGGAGACGATCCCCCGCCCGCGACATCCGGAGCTCATCTCATGCCCACCATCGTCGTCGACGTCATGCCCAAGGCCGAGCTGCTGGATCCGCAGGGGAAGGCCGTGACCGGCTCCCTCGCGCGCCTCGGCCACGGCGCGTTCCAGAACGTCCGCATCGGGAAGCGCATCGAGCTGACCGTCGAGGGCGAGGTCACCGACGAGGTGCTCGCCGAGGCGAAGACGATCGCCGACGAGATCCTCTCGAACGGCGTGATCGAGGACGTCGTGAACATCGGAGTGGTGGAGTGACCGCCCGCATCGGGGTCATCACCTTCCCCGGCTCGCTCGACGACCGCGACGCGCAGCGCGCGGTCCGCGTCGCCGGCGCGGAGCCCGTCGCCCTGTGGCACGGCTCGCACGACCTCGAGGGCGTCGACGCGGTGATCCTGCCGGGCGGCTTCTCGTACGGCGACTACCTGCGCGCCGGCGCCATCGCCGCGCACGCCCCGATCATGGCCGAGGTCGCCGCCGCGAGCGCGAAGGGCATGCCCGTCCTCGGGATCTGCAACGGCTTCCAGATGCTCGTCGAGGCGCACCTGCTGCCGGGCGGACTCATCCGCAACGCGCACCAGCAGTTCATCCGCCGCGACCAGAAGCTGCGCGTCGAGAACGCGTCGACCGCGTGGACGAACGCGTTCACGGTCGGCGAGGAGATCGTCATCCCGCTGAAGAACGCCGACGGCGGCTACATCGCCGACGACGAGACGCTGCGCCGCATCGAGGGCGAGGGCCTCGTCGCCTTCCGCTATCTCGGCGTGAACCCGAACGGGTCGCTCAACGACATCGCGGGCATCACGAACGAGCACGGCAACGTCCTGGGGCTCATGCCCCACCCCGAGCACGCGGTGGAGCCCGGCTTCGGCCCGGCCACGCCCGCCGCCATGCGGTCGGGCATCGACGGCCTGCGCTTCTTCCAGTCCGCCGTGTCGGCCCTGGTGGGCCAGGCCGCCTGAGGCGCGGCGCCAAGCCAGGAGGTAAGCGCGCACCCGGGAGGCGATCGGCGCCGACGCTCCTGGGTAAGCGCCATCCACCTGGGTCGGCGCACCGGTAGCCTCGACGCATGAGCGCGATCACGGTCTCCGTCCCCACCGAAGAGCTCGCCGGCGACGTCTCGGCGCTGCTCGACCCCGAGCTCGGCATCGAGGTCGTGCGGTGGGATGGCCAGGAGCCGGCCCCGCGGGACCGGTTCGACATCGTCGTGCCGCCGTACATGCGCCAGGGGCGGATGCTCGCGCGTCTTCACGAGATCGACTGCGGCCTCGTGCAGGGCCAGGCGATCGGCTACGAGGGCGTCGAGGAGCGGCTTCCCGCGGGCTCGACGTACGCCAACGCCTCCAGCGTTCATGAGACGGCGACGGCCGAGCTGACGATCGGGCTGCTGCTCGTGGCGCAGCGCGAGCTGGACCGGATCGTGCGCAATCAGGACCGCGGCGTGTGGGACAACGGCGGCATGCCCGCCGGCCTCGCCGACCGCCGCATCGTCATGCTCGGCTACGGCGGCGTCGCGAAGGCCATCGCCCGACGCCTCGAGGCCTTCGAGGTGGATCTGGCGCCGGTCGCCTCCCGCGCTCGCGACGAGGACGGCCTCCACGTGCACGCCCTGTCGGAGCTCGACGAGCTGCTTCCCGGTGCCGAGATCCTCATCAACGTGCTGCCCGGCGGCGCCGAAACCCACCACCTCATCGACGACGCGGTCCTGTCTCAGCTGCCCGACGGCGCGCTCGTCGTGAACGTCGGCCGCGGCCCGACCGTCGACACCGACGCGCTCGTCGAGCACGTGCGGCGCGGACGCATCCGCGTCGCGAGCGACGTGTTCGACCCCGAGCCGCTGCCGGAGGGCCACCCGCTGTGGTCGCTCGACGGCGTCTTCATCACGCCCCACGTCGGCGGGCGCAGCGCCGCGATGCGTCCGCGCATCGCGCGACTCATCGCGGAGCAGGCCGAGCGCC encodes:
- the purQ gene encoding phosphoribosylformylglycinamidine synthase subunit PurQ, giving the protein MTARIGVITFPGSLDDRDAQRAVRVAGAEPVALWHGSHDLEGVDAVILPGGFSYGDYLRAGAIAAHAPIMAEVAAASAKGMPVLGICNGFQMLVEAHLLPGGLIRNAHQQFIRRDQKLRVENASTAWTNAFTVGEEIVIPLKNADGGYIADDETLRRIEGEGLVAFRYLGVNPNGSLNDIAGITNEHGNVLGLMPHPEHAVEPGFGPATPAAMRSGIDGLRFFQSAVSALVGQAA
- the purS gene encoding phosphoribosylformylglycinamidine synthase subunit PurS; this encodes MPTIVVDVMPKAELLDPQGKAVTGSLARLGHGAFQNVRIGKRIELTVEGEVTDEVLAEAKTIADEILSNGVIEDVVNIGVVE
- a CDS encoding ABC transporter substrate-binding protein produces the protein MNSRAIRRGAAAVSALAIGGVVLAGCAGSAEESASDDPNAPIELSIATFNDFGYTDELLQEYMDEHPNVTIVHNKAATSNDARANFFQKLGNSGLADIEAIEVDWLAEMMEYSDLLEPVPDDLKGRWLDWKEAAATDAEGNLVGYGTDIGPQAVCYRSDLFEAAGLPTDREEVAKLFTTWDDFFTVGQEYVDKTGKPFIDSANTVLQGLMNQVEVSYEEADGTVVATENPDVREVYDTVVERAVPISAYPAQWGDDWYASLANGEFPAMLCPGWMHGIISGEGPDVEGWDIADVFPGGGGNWGGSYLTIPANGAHVEAAQELADWLSSPETQVKAFGNAGTFPSQTEAYESDDLTGFTNEFFNDAPTGQIGVDRAEAVTVSPVKGAKYFQFHDALQSAVTRVFDGIEDQETSWQTWVDEVSGF
- a CDS encoding 2-hydroxyacid dehydrogenase, with the translated sequence MSAITVSVPTEELAGDVSALLDPELGIEVVRWDGQEPAPRDRFDIVVPPYMRQGRMLARLHEIDCGLVQGQAIGYEGVEERLPAGSTYANASSVHETATAELTIGLLLVAQRELDRIVRNQDRGVWDNGGMPAGLADRRIVMLGYGGVAKAIARRLEAFEVDLAPVASRARDEDGLHVHALSELDELLPGAEILINVLPGGAETHHLIDDAVLSQLPDGALVVNVGRGPTVDTDALVEHVRRGRIRVASDVFDPEPLPEGHPLWSLDGVFITPHVGGRSAAMRPRIARLIAEQAERLARGEEHVNVVIRT